Proteins encoded within one genomic window of Gimesia chilikensis:
- a CDS encoding glycosyltransferase family 39 protein — MNSKQQPSSRPVSGAETIPTSPSRWIPLIHLLFLIGLLALLAPYEWNRVESENLQLPWLSRFFLYVNVDTTPYFILLMFSPLCWWLPLPLHWGFFTRFLRPRLSQTWVEKKRSDKHWDWFAISISLLLALTSLFISGWTADHIVDAERELALGDLPPAYHDEYSYLFQAETLLAGRTSFPSHAEAPELFDQVHVLNEGKMASRYFPGTGLWLAPFLAWGHPYWGYWLAGAVTTFFFFWAARELGGNGVGLLGGLIIAFSPGMAIFSNLLLAHHPTLVGLSLFLWAYLRMQRTSSFGDALLAGLGLSFAMLCRPMTAAGFALPFGIWQAVQLVRWCLQKIKKTETESSARQIWLPVAGLALPLACGLICLFLYNQSITGSGWKMPYQLYTDIYTPRHVYGFNNVIRGEQKLGPKVLDNYDKWAENLTPSLAVQNVQNRFLASLQWTLGIIPLALAALVFLLTEWKQWSRWWLVFASILSLHVVHIPYWYDGIMHWHYVFETGPLWALIFARVTQTLFRIWQQIDRPLMSVLWLAMMLTAFLTNLTVLPPLWGVSKLEIIVSNVAFSRLKHFQFQQMLNHHPQIKRPALMLIAHDPHDRHIDYVINSPYLKQQEILTGRYLPDQYPPARVQQIFPQRTLYLFDAKQNRLSRWNGTFWEPI, encoded by the coding sequence ATGAATTCGAAACAGCAACCTTCCTCCCGGCCCGTCTCGGGAGCGGAGACAATACCTACCTCCCCCTCCCGCTGGATCCCGCTGATCCATCTGTTGTTCCTGATCGGATTGCTCGCCTTACTGGCCCCCTATGAATGGAACCGGGTTGAATCCGAGAATCTGCAACTCCCCTGGCTGTCCCGCTTCTTTTTGTACGTGAATGTCGACACGACGCCGTATTTCATACTGTTAATGTTCAGCCCGCTCTGCTGGTGGCTGCCACTCCCCCTCCACTGGGGATTCTTCACTCGGTTCCTGCGTCCCCGGCTCTCCCAGACATGGGTCGAGAAAAAACGCAGTGACAAACATTGGGACTGGTTTGCCATTTCGATCAGCCTGCTCCTGGCGTTGACGTCACTTTTTATCAGCGGCTGGACTGCAGATCATATTGTGGATGCCGAACGAGAACTCGCTCTCGGCGACCTGCCCCCTGCCTATCACGATGAATACAGCTACCTGTTTCAGGCGGAAACTTTATTGGCTGGACGGACTTCATTTCCCAGTCATGCTGAGGCACCTGAACTCTTCGACCAGGTCCATGTCCTGAACGAAGGAAAGATGGCCAGCCGCTATTTTCCAGGCACAGGACTCTGGCTGGCCCCATTTCTCGCCTGGGGACATCCTTACTGGGGGTACTGGCTCGCGGGTGCGGTTACCACGTTCTTTTTCTTCTGGGCAGCACGAGAACTCGGAGGGAATGGCGTCGGCTTACTGGGCGGCCTGATCATCGCGTTCTCACCAGGTATGGCGATCTTCAGTAACCTGTTACTGGCCCATCATCCGACACTGGTCGGGCTGTCCCTCTTTCTCTGGGCCTACTTGCGCATGCAGCGAACCAGTTCGTTTGGGGACGCTTTACTGGCAGGGCTCGGACTCAGTTTCGCGATGCTGTGTCGCCCCATGACAGCCGCCGGCTTTGCCCTGCCGTTTGGAATCTGGCAGGCAGTTCAGCTGGTCCGCTGGTGTCTGCAAAAAATAAAGAAAACAGAAACCGAAAGCTCAGCCCGGCAAATCTGGTTGCCTGTGGCGGGACTTGCGCTGCCTCTGGCGTGCGGATTAATCTGCCTGTTTCTGTATAATCAGTCCATCACCGGTAGTGGCTGGAAGATGCCTTATCAGCTCTATACCGATATCTACACCCCTCGGCACGTGTATGGTTTTAATAATGTCATCCGGGGAGAACAAAAACTGGGGCCCAAGGTCCTGGATAATTACGACAAGTGGGCTGAAAACCTGACACCGTCTCTGGCTGTCCAGAATGTACAGAACCGATTCCTGGCCAGCCTGCAGTGGACACTGGGAATTATCCCCCTCGCCCTGGCTGCACTCGTCTTTTTACTGACCGAATGGAAACAGTGGTCCCGCTGGTGGCTGGTATTCGCTTCCATCTTATCACTGCACGTTGTCCACATCCCCTACTGGTATGACGGCATCATGCACTGGCATTACGTCTTCGAAACCGGTCCGCTCTGGGCGCTGATTTTTGCCCGCGTCACGCAGACGCTGTTTCGGATCTGGCAACAAATCGACCGCCCCCTGATGAGTGTACTCTGGCTGGCCATGATGCTGACTGCCTTCCTGACGAATCTGACAGTCCTGCCCCCACTATGGGGTGTCTCCAAGCTGGAAATCATCGTGAGTAATGTTGCCTTCTCACGTCTCAAACATTTTCAGTTTCAGCAAATGTTGAATCATCACCCGCAGATCAAACGTCCCGCGTTGATGCTCATCGCCCACGATCCGCACGATCGACACATCGACTACGTCATCAACTCGCCCTACCTGAAACAGCAGGAGATCCTGACCGGTCGTTACCTTCCCGATCAGTATCCCCCTGCCCGCGTGCAGCAAATCTTCCCGCAACGCACGCTCTATCTGTTCGATGCAAAACAGAATCGGCTCAGCAGATGGAATGGTACCTTCTGGGAGCCGATCTGA
- the mutS gene encoding DNA mismatch repair protein MutS — translation MTKTGKKLTPMMERYLEVKHQNPGTLLLFRMGDFYELFYEDAEIAARILGITLTSRDKNSSNPIPMAGFPHHSLDSYLYKLIHAGYRAAICDQVEDPKKAKGMVKREVTRVITPGTLTDDALLDPHENNFLASIYFGKSDIGLAWLELSTGRFLTSNTTAEHLVDELARIHPAECIFAEGNTALQNAIGHLDTMLTERPSWTFAEEECEKLLLTHFGTKTLEGFNLEQGTPAITAAGALLEYVQETQRSAIPHINQIEPYERGDRLLIDEATRRSLELTRTIREGKREGSLISVLDETVTSMGARLLNDWIANPLTSLDEIQKRHDSVEEISQNPVLCNDVREQLSKTYDLQRLTARIATGRASARDLSFLAQTLALLPKLKAKLSGRKAELLQSLEAGIDLCAEVRNEIETMIVEDPPLTLNEGGVIRSGFSDELDELRSLSKGGKEWIASYRNEESERVGIPHLKVGYNKVFGYYLEVSAAHADKVPEHYIRKQTLKNQERYITPELKEYEEKVLKAEERAIELEQSMFDTLREKVAKEATRTQRTAEVLAQIDVLFGLAHLATHAGYTRPEMTTDPVLDIRESRHPVLDRLQPSGEFVPNDVLLGEPYGRVQIITGPNMAGKSTYIRQAALLTLMAQIGSFIPASEARIGIADRIFARVGASDELSKGQSTFMVEMTEAARILNSASDRSLVILDEIGRGTSTYDGISLAWSMTEFLHDQIKARTLFATHYHELTELTQTLKQASNWNVAVHEQDGEIVFLHKIVEGSANKSYGIHVARLAGIPDQVIQRANQILATLEKDHFDDSGQTTIPPRKQKKSMHQQLSLFGNAPHPVLDEIRDLNVDEMTPLAALEELYRIREQLN, via the coding sequence ATGACAAAAACAGGCAAGAAGCTGACCCCGATGATGGAGCGGTATCTGGAAGTCAAACACCAGAATCCGGGAACACTGTTATTGTTTCGGATGGGTGACTTCTATGAGCTGTTTTACGAAGACGCGGAAATCGCAGCCCGCATTCTGGGTATCACGCTCACCAGTCGCGATAAAAATTCCAGCAACCCGATCCCCATGGCCGGGTTCCCGCATCACTCGCTGGACAGCTATCTCTATAAACTGATCCACGCCGGCTACCGGGCCGCCATCTGCGATCAGGTAGAAGACCCCAAAAAAGCGAAAGGGATGGTCAAGCGCGAAGTCACCCGCGTGATTACACCGGGAACCCTGACGGACGACGCCCTGCTCGACCCGCATGAAAACAACTTTCTGGCCAGTATCTATTTTGGCAAAAGTGATATCGGTCTGGCCTGGCTGGAACTTTCGACGGGGCGTTTCCTCACGTCCAATACGACGGCAGAACATCTGGTCGATGAACTGGCGCGGATCCATCCTGCTGAGTGCATCTTTGCTGAGGGGAACACAGCACTTCAGAACGCCATCGGTCACCTGGATACGATGCTGACAGAACGCCCTTCCTGGACGTTTGCAGAAGAGGAATGCGAAAAGCTCCTGCTCACACATTTCGGAACCAAAACCCTGGAAGGCTTCAACCTGGAACAGGGGACCCCCGCCATCACTGCTGCCGGTGCACTGCTGGAATACGTTCAGGAAACCCAGCGGAGTGCCATTCCGCATATCAACCAGATCGAACCGTACGAACGGGGCGATCGTCTGCTGATTGACGAAGCGACCCGCCGCAGTCTGGAACTGACCCGGACAATCCGCGAAGGAAAACGGGAAGGCAGTCTGATCTCAGTCCTGGACGAAACCGTGACCTCCATGGGGGCCCGCCTGCTCAACGACTGGATCGCCAACCCGCTTACCAGCCTGGATGAAATCCAGAAACGCCACGATTCTGTCGAAGAGATCTCACAAAACCCGGTGCTCTGTAACGACGTGCGGGAACAACTTTCAAAAACATACGATCTGCAGCGTCTGACGGCACGAATCGCTACGGGACGTGCCAGTGCCCGGGACCTCAGCTTCCTGGCACAGACTCTGGCATTGCTGCCAAAACTGAAAGCAAAACTATCGGGACGCAAAGCAGAATTACTGCAGTCCCTCGAAGCGGGAATCGATCTCTGTGCTGAAGTCCGCAATGAGATTGAAACCATGATCGTCGAAGACCCGCCTCTGACCCTCAACGAAGGGGGTGTCATCCGCTCAGGTTTCAGCGATGAGCTGGACGAGCTGCGTTCACTCTCTAAAGGTGGCAAGGAATGGATCGCCAGTTATCGGAATGAAGAATCGGAGCGGGTCGGCATTCCCCATCTCAAAGTCGGTTACAACAAAGTCTTCGGCTATTACCTGGAAGTCTCCGCTGCCCACGCGGACAAAGTCCCCGAACACTACATCCGCAAACAGACACTGAAAAATCAGGAACGCTACATCACTCCCGAACTCAAGGAGTACGAAGAAAAAGTACTCAAAGCGGAAGAACGGGCGATTGAACTCGAACAATCCATGTTCGACACGCTTAGGGAAAAGGTTGCGAAAGAAGCCACTCGCACCCAGCGGACTGCAGAAGTACTGGCCCAGATCGACGTCCTGTTCGGTCTCGCGCATCTGGCAACACACGCCGGTTACACGCGACCTGAAATGACCACCGATCCGGTACTCGACATCCGCGAGAGTCGGCACCCCGTGCTGGATCGCCTGCAGCCTTCGGGGGAATTTGTTCCTAACGACGTCCTGCTGGGCGAACCTTACGGCCGAGTCCAGATTATCACCGGACCGAACATGGCAGGTAAGAGTACTTACATCCGTCAGGCAGCCCTGTTGACACTCATGGCACAAATCGGCTCGTTCATTCCCGCCAGTGAAGCACGCATCGGAATTGCCGATCGCATTTTCGCTCGCGTCGGTGCCAGTGATGAACTGAGCAAGGGCCAGAGTACCTTCATGGTCGAAATGACGGAGGCAGCGCGCATCTTGAATTCCGCCTCGGATCGAAGCCTGGTCATCCTGGATGAGATCGGCCGGGGGACGAGTACCTACGACGGGATTTCTCTGGCCTGGTCCATGACCGAATTTCTGCACGACCAGATCAAAGCACGGACCCTGTTCGCCACCCACTATCACGAACTGACCGAGCTGACACAGACACTCAAGCAGGCCAGTAACTGGAATGTGGCCGTTCATGAACAGGATGGCGAAATCGTCTTCCTGCATAAAATTGTCGAAGGATCAGCCAACAAGAGTTACGGGATCCACGTCGCCCGACTGGCCGGAATCCCCGATCAGGTCATTCAAAGGGCCAACCAGATTCTGGCAACGCTGGAAAAAGACCACTTCGATGACAGTGGCCAGACTACAATTCCCCCCCGCAAACAGAAGAAATCGATGCATCAGCAGCTCTCTCTGTTTGGAAATGCCCCCCATCCGGTATTGGATGAAATCAGGGATCTGAATGTAGATGAAATGACCCCTCTGGCGGCTCTGGAAGAACTCTACCGCATCCGCGAGCAACTGAACTGA
- a CDS encoding ribose-phosphate diphosphokinase — protein MSQSPNPLSRGPRVQSFQPPQGDLTIMAGSGNPLLAKAIADELGIRLIPCEAHKFSEGNIFVRILENVRGRDVYIIQGVHSPVNDNFVELLFWIDALKRASAQQITAVIPFFSYAKGDKKDEPRVSIRARVCADAIEVAGADRVLTMDLHSPQIQGFFSVPVDHLYGRHVISDHIRKLKIEDLVVCSPDVGFAKEASDFAKLLGAPVVIGNKMRKDHSETVEMLEVIGEVAGKNVILVDDFTITGRTLISMAELLKKKGAKDIYAAVTHGVLSRGAAERIGQSPLKKMFMTNTIEAQIDPLPDNIEIISVAHSFAAAIRSIHDRTSVSTLFPEKRPKK, from the coding sequence ATGTCACAATCTCCCAACCCATTATCCAGAGGGCCCCGCGTCCAGTCTTTCCAACCTCCCCAGGGCGACCTGACCATCATGGCCGGTTCCGGCAATCCACTGCTCGCAAAAGCAATCGCTGATGAGTTAGGCATTCGGCTGATCCCCTGTGAAGCGCACAAGTTCAGCGAGGGTAATATTTTTGTCCGGATTCTCGAGAACGTCCGGGGCCGCGATGTGTATATCATCCAGGGGGTCCACTCCCCGGTCAACGACAACTTCGTTGAACTTCTGTTCTGGATTGATGCTCTCAAACGGGCCAGTGCCCAGCAGATCACAGCCGTCATCCCTTTCTTCAGTTATGCCAAGGGAGATAAGAAAGACGAACCCCGCGTATCCATCCGGGCGCGTGTCTGTGCAGACGCCATCGAAGTGGCTGGTGCCGACCGCGTCCTGACCATGGATCTGCACAGCCCTCAGATTCAGGGATTCTTCAGTGTCCCCGTCGATCATCTGTACGGGCGACATGTCATCAGCGATCACATTCGCAAACTCAAAATTGAGGATCTGGTCGTCTGCAGTCCCGACGTTGGATTCGCGAAGGAAGCCTCCGATTTTGCAAAGCTGCTGGGGGCACCGGTAGTCATCGGTAATAAGATGCGTAAAGATCACTCCGAAACCGTCGAGATGCTGGAAGTCATTGGAGAGGTGGCAGGGAAAAACGTCATCCTGGTCGACGACTTCACGATCACCGGACGCACCCTGATCAGCATGGCTGAACTGCTGAAAAAGAAGGGTGCCAAAGACATCTACGCTGCGGTCACCCATGGGGTTTTATCCAGAGGAGCAGCCGAACGAATTGGCCAGAGTCCTTTGAAAAAGATGTTCATGACCAATACCATTGAGGCGCAGATCGATCCCCTGCCGGATAACATTGAAATCATCTCGGTTGCCCACTCCTTTGCTGCCGCGATCCGGTCCATTCATGACCGGACCAGTGTCAGCACCCTGTTTCCGGAAAAGCGGCCGAAGAAGTAA
- the serC gene encoding 3-phosphoserine/phosphohydroxythreonine transaminase — protein sequence MTERIYNFSAGPAALPLPVLEQAQKDLISLGDTGIGILEHSHRSKAFLAVYEAAEALCRELAGVPENYKVLFVQGGASTQFFTIPMNLLSKDQTADYLVTGSWSKKAVKEAKMFGNVNVACSSEDQNFSYIPEEVNYSEKPAYVHFTSNNTIYGTEFASEPEVPGDAPLICDASSDIFSRPLDISKYGIVYAGAQKNLGPSGVTLVIIRDDLIEQGPSDIPTMLQYRTHSEAGSMYNTPPTFGIYILGQVLQWLKDQGGLSVMQEKNQAKAGKLYDYLDQSNLFKPTAAKKDRSLMNVTFVTGDADLDAKFIAQATAAGLDGLKGHRSVGGMRASIYNAFPEAGVDKLIETMSQFEQENAS from the coding sequence ATGACAGAAAGAATTTACAACTTTTCTGCGGGACCTGCAGCGCTCCCGTTACCCGTTCTCGAACAAGCTCAGAAAGATCTGATCTCTCTGGGCGATACCGGTATCGGAATTCTGGAACACTCCCATCGCAGCAAAGCCTTCCTGGCGGTTTATGAAGCTGCTGAAGCTCTTTGCCGTGAACTGGCAGGAGTGCCCGAAAATTATAAAGTCCTGTTCGTCCAGGGGGGCGCTTCGACCCAGTTCTTTACGATTCCTATGAACCTGCTCTCCAAAGATCAGACTGCTGACTATCTGGTGACTGGTTCCTGGTCGAAAAAAGCGGTCAAAGAAGCCAAGATGTTTGGTAATGTGAATGTCGCCTGCAGCAGTGAAGATCAGAACTTCTCTTACATCCCTGAAGAAGTCAACTACAGTGAAAAGCCGGCTTATGTGCACTTCACCTCGAATAACACCATCTACGGAACCGAATTCGCCAGTGAGCCTGAAGTTCCCGGCGATGCGCCGCTGATTTGCGATGCCAGCAGCGATATCTTTTCCCGTCCGCTGGATATCAGCAAATACGGAATCGTTTATGCCGGTGCTCAGAAAAATCTGGGACCCAGCGGTGTGACGCTTGTAATCATTCGCGATGATCTGATCGAGCAGGGGCCCAGCGACATTCCTACCATGCTGCAGTATCGGACTCATTCCGAAGCCGGTTCGATGTATAATACTCCGCCGACTTTCGGGATTTATATTCTGGGGCAGGTTCTGCAATGGCTGAAAGACCAGGGCGGACTGTCAGTCATGCAGGAGAAGAACCAGGCGAAAGCCGGTAAGCTGTATGATTACCTGGATCAGAGTAATCTGTTCAAGCCGACTGCGGCGAAGAAAGACCGTTCGCTGATGAACGTCACCTTCGTAACCGGTGATGCCGACCTGGATGCGAAATTCATCGCCCAGGCGACTGCTGCAGGTCTGGATGGTCTGAAAGGACACCGTAGTGTCGGCGGCATGCGTGCCAGCATTTA